DNA from Trichomycterus rosablanca isolate fTriRos1 chromosome 23, fTriRos1.hap1, whole genome shotgun sequence:
AGACAGAACCCATGTCTTGCTAGGTCATCGCACAAGTGCCAGAGACGCTTTCAGATCCCTGCTTGATTGCTGCTACTTGAAGCGTCATTATGTCTCCACTATGTCTCCACCATCCTCCGGCATGCATGCAGAGAACATTAAGAACATCTTCCTTTTTTAAACAATGGTTGCACACTGATTAAAGTCCATATGTTAAGACAAGAGAGCATATGGGGACTATAAATAGCAGGATACTGTAACTTGTCTTGCTGGTACAGTTGGACAGATTCTTGGAGATACAGGACTGACTCCTTCCTTCTTAGTACAGCTATGCTATTGTCATCTCTGTGTTAATCAGGAGGTCTTGCAGCTGCCCACCAGGGATGACCATGTTTCCTCAAACCCGCAGACGTGTGCCCCTCCCTGAGGCTCTTAGCTTGGGTCGTGGACAATTAGAAGTAATTGCGGGAGGTTCATTACTGTTATCAGCAGGCGACGGTGGCTGCAGCTGGCAAAGCTGAACTCCACTAAAGTCACGTATGGTCAAGGCCCTTGGGTAAAATGCCCTCAGAGGACAATACACACGCTTTTTGAGGATTTCATGAACCAGCAGGCAcgtacacattcattcacttacaagAGTAGATAGTTATCTAAGCACTGATCCAGGACCATTTTCTGATCTAACAATCAATGAGTGATAACCACCAAACTCTACTTCTCTGGTGTTCAaattttattgtgtgttttaataATACAACTACTTGGTTAATTATCCTAATTTCACacctaaaatacactatatggccccTTTCAAATctagatgtttcagccacacctattgcaaatcagttatataaaataaatatgcatcCAACACAGTAGCAACAgtttttcctgtttcagcatgactgcaaGGTCATGaaagcaaggttcataaagaccTGATTTAACAGGTTTGGTGTGGAGCAGCTCCAGTGGACTGCACAAAGCCTTTACCTCaatcccactgaacacctttggaataaaCAGGAACATTGATTGCAAGCCAATGTTAGTGCCAATGCTTTTTTGACCTACTATGCACACATTTCCAAATTCCCTAGccttcctggaaagtggatgcTTTTATAGAAAGGGGTGGCATTTTAATAGTTCATGATAATGCCCATGGTCTTGGAAtctgatgtccaacaagcttgtggtcatatagtgtatagagACAAGGAATCCTTATTATATCTCCATTGGCAATGCCAGTCGAACTGGTCATGTTTAGATGTCACTTAGAAGTCTCAGGCTCCAATAGCTCAAGGAAAGTGACTAGTAATACTTGCTGTATCATCTATTTAGTTCTCATATAAAATTAGGCTCAATAAGATCCGGTAATGtgcacatttctacacataaaAATGTCACATATCAGGTTGTAGAACTAAGCTGTATTACAAATCTTCAAACACTTATACAGGCAAAACTGCTGACTGGCTTAAATGCTAAGTCTAAGTTCTAACTCTTTGAGAGTAAACAAAAGCTTTCCCTGCATCAGGAAGCAAGTTGAATGGCCTCTTCATGGGTATAAAGATTCACCAATTATTGCATACAACAGGATACACACGACTTCCCTAGCTACTAGAAATATCAGTGGCAACTGTGAACCAAacacaaatatacagtacatgtaaataaatagaattctgctaacacaaacacacacacacacacacacatctaggtaaaaaaaaaacctctaggCCAATTTCCCACAAAAAGGATTAATTCtagaactgtttttaaatggtttatAGTTAGGGCTTTATTAGAGTTGAGATTTTGCACACTGGGATTTGACTGCTTAGGTTAAAGTCATATTTTaacatacatattttacttaaagATCAAAGataatttaaatacaatatgctttaaaaatgaaaatattttaaattacctTTTTTGTAATACTACTGGAACTCAAGAACAACATATGCTATCCATGCAACCATGTGGTTAAAGCTTCACCTGTTACAATGTGACAGACATATTTTGGAAGTTTAATTATTTCATAATATGCCTATTATAAAATACTTAAGAATTCTACtcgtttttttaaaaacattttctgcCAGGTCACGGCTAACTGGGTGTTAGATAAAAtatcaaggtgtccataaaccTTTGGTAACTTGTCCTCCTCTGATCTGTGTGTTACAACAGCGGTGCTCATTTCATTAATAGATAACCACAGAACCTTTCTCAACATATGCTGTTCCCCCTCAGAGTGTTACACAACCTCAAGACCCCTAACCATGAACTTGGTTCTGCTTGTAGATAATTTTCTTTGGTCTCTGCTCTCACGTGTACCTGTTTTCTCCATCTATATAATCTCCCTACTCAGTACAATAAACTATAGGCTTATTCTGACTGTGTATGAACGTAGCAAATTACACAAATTACAAATCTTAGTAGCAAATGACACTGGAGTAGGGCATCTCTTGATGTTCTAACACCTGTAAATAAATGGTTTATGGTTTACTGGTAACATGATTAGGATTCTCTGTAATTCTCTGCAATTTGCTCTGGATTCTTTCTCCGTCACTTGTCATTGTTATTACCAGACAGACTTTACACGCCATCTAGTGCCACGCTGCTGTCATTCATATTGTATTCGTGATTTCCgcaaaatattttttgcaaactCACCAATACAGTCTTATTGTCAAATTTTGGCTTTTGATACACTACAAACAGGTCATACATTTTCCAGTTGTAAGAGGGCAAACGTTATTTTACCAACTATATTATATTTGAAGTCAAAATTTTATACATTTGACGTCAAACCTAAAAACATAAGGAACATATTTCATGCCAGTCTTggaattttaatgatttatgctCCTGCACTTTTCTGTGATCGTATAATTTAAAATCAAAAGTAAAGtgttacatatatatttttaaataattgttacTGAAAATGCAAACAAGCATGACATTGGCAAATGTCATTGAAAATGACATTTGGCTACTTCAGCAGAAGCAATTTTGCAATAAACTGACAAAGGAAGTTTTACAACAATACTAGCATACTAATTTTTGTGAACCAGAAATGGGGTTAGATCTTCATCCAAGTCctaaaatttgtttttttaatgaatgagTGCTATTACTAGGTACAATGTGTTGTCTATTATAATGACTGGTTAAAAATCAGACCacatttattagtaatttatgCAGAAGTGGTATTTTGAAATAATTTACAGCCTTTTCTTGCAACTGTTGGTGAGTGCATGTTTTAGCTGGGGTTATGTAACATTACACTAATTTGTAACCATGATGTGGAAAAAGTTGTGAATAGCATATAACAGACAATAAGAGACAAAGGCGCCAACCGAAACCTTAAATCATCCTTCATTCATAACATGTAAATTCTGTTTTTCACAGTTTGCCTTAAAACCATTTATCCTTTAAAATATCACAAATGCTCAAGCACTATAAagattttttcatttgtttagttttttatccCATGGAAATTTAACGTCAATTCCCTGCAATTCTTCAGAAATTGATGCATTACATTTGACCTCCAATTCGGCACTGAAGTGATTTTTCCAGTCTCCAGCAATCccttaataaaaacaagaatgagAGATTTAGCATCTAAAAACACcccaaaaaaaaactttactaCACTACTAAATAAAACAGCACCATGAGCTGATTGTATTTACCTTTTCTGaggaaatgtgttttgtttttgtccaTTACTTCCACTGGCACCAGTGAATAGTTGGACATTGTGTTGTCCTTCATGTTTTTAAACTCGGCATGTTCAGTTACACGTTTCAGACTTTCTTCACTCAACTGTCGACCAAGAAAACCTGCAATACGTTCCACAACTCCATGCAGGTCCTACaagttaatattttacagtattgagtgataaaaaagtatgtgaagaCCCTTCCTCATTACTGTGATATAGCATTTGAGCCACATCCATGCTAGgaggtaaataaaaacaattatataagaTAAACTTCATGGCAACAATTTGGGATAGTCTTATAGACACAGTTCAACAACTTTCACAGGTATTGAAAGATTTCACCATCACAgtacataacattattaaaagatttagagaatatcgtgaaatatctcagctttaGGGTAAGGCAAAAAAGCCACATTTTGCAAGtttcattttgtaatttcagacTAAAAAATTAAGGTGCTTGACTGActtgtctgcagtccagaactGTCTCCCTATAAAATGTGCGGTGaatttaaaaagcaaaatacaacaatggAGGCCCAGACTCTTGAGCAGCAGAAGTGATACATTACTTCATAGAAGGTACTGTGAGGAATGGTTTTAATTACCTGCATACACTATAATGCTTTTATACTCCTACTAACAATGGTTGTGACTGAAActcctgaactcaataattaggggGCTGTCCAAATACCTAAGCCACATAGTATATCTTCTGAAATATCCCTTCTTTTCAGACAAACTGATGAAATCAGATAGACTTTTCAATTCAGGTAAATATAACTTGAGATTATGACAGATGAATGAATCTTCAGGATTACCTCAATCAGCTCCTCATATGTGACATAGAGGATTCCATCTCCTAAATTAGAGTTTCTCCAGCTCTTCACATGGTCAGTCCACTTTCCAAACATcactaaaaataattttgaatcatGTCAGTGTGCTCAGTACTTATATCTGTTAAAAGGAAATCAAGACTTACCCTGTCCTGCTAGAAAACTGTCGACAAAATTTTCAAAAGTTCCTGGGTCATGCAGAAAACTGGCCATTTGGTGGAAATGATAAGAGGAAACCATAACATCCTTTGGGTTTCTTGCAATATAAATGACCTAGGTGTAAGAATAAAGACAGCTGACAGCAGAAAGGAAAatggaaaatgtatttaatcacaatgAAAGAAAACTACACTATATGACACAAATTGTGGACACCCCAACTAATTCTTTTATTCTGTTAAAAGacaatatttattatacatttaaaactATCCATGCATATCTTAAAATACTTAAGATTAAATAAGTGACATCCTGCTAATACCAGCATTAGTACATCCAGTTACTTAATTTCACCTTAGCTTTAGAGGAGAAGAAGGAGCGAGGCATCAGATGATACGGCATATGGGAGACAAATGCTCGAGGAGAGCTCAGCTTGTCCATGTTTAGGGCAGCTCGTGTCTCCTCTAGCCATGGTACCCTGTCCCAGTTTGGGATGGTCAGCACTGGAGTAAGGTCTCCTCCATTCAGGATTGGAGGGAGAATTTCTTGTATCCATGTTGTACCTGAAAAATAATGTTCATACAGATGTTGTTTAAAATACTAAAGCTGCAGAGAAAttgaatgtaaaaaataaaatcagacgTAGGACAAAAGATCCACATAATCTGGTTGGTTCATTAAGTCTGATTATTATAAAACTCTATGACAGAttgttacataaataaattgcaATGCATGGTGTTGGATCCCAAATCATCCCATCACTGCATGTTGGAGACTTTTCGCCACATATGATTTACTAGCTTGTAATAGGAAAAGAATCTTTAGTAACTTTGGTAATGATTAACATGAGCATtttacaccacctaaataaaaaaaaaaaaaacccttagaACTAGAGATTATGGTtctaatatttaaaacaataatgtataccactgatttttagtaattattatattagtGTGCAGCATTATGCCCATAATAACTAATTACACACAAACTAAAGATCAGATTAGATAAAAGATAAATGCATTGACTTACTTACCTGACTTTGGGTAGGTAACTGCAATCACGTCGTCGTCCTTAAATTCGAACTTCTCAAAATAACTGATACTCTCCACAGAATGAGAAATCTTGGGGAGCAGAAGACCATGATAAGTCAGATACAGGTCGTTGTTGTCCATCACAGCTTTCAGTCTCAGACACACAAGTTGAGTTTCAGCTTGATGAAAAGTCTGTGAATACATTCTGTAAGACCGTGCATTCCTTCTGCATACCGAGGTCACGTGACTCGTTCTGTCTATTGTGCCTGTCGTTCTGCAGCTCTGTTCAGTGAGTCATATCAGTTCACGAATAAGAGTCGACTCCTCGGCTCCCATCGTTTAGCGCTGGCATTTTTTAGAACTAAAACGTGGCAGTAGGAACAGCAGGGCAAATGGGTTTAACAcacatttattgtttataataaatcgGATTGGGTGATCCCTAGAGCCGTGGCATCACTGTTTCTGTACCATGCATGTATCAGAGTTCTGCTACCAACTATTAATGTGGCAGCATAAACTAGGTCCAAGGCAGTAAAAAGCAGTGTAGGtaagggtttttcaaacttagTTTttagcgacccacattttgttcatgatttttactgcaacccaggcaacacaacacatcacatttatcaaaacaaaacacaaaacttatatataatatacttaaTTCATGAAAATTGTGGCAAACTGgccccactgtggtttacaaggtatAACATAAAGCCTGTACAAGAGGGGATTTGTGTAGaagttcatttctttttttttatgggcctgttaaaatttgtttattcagGGTAAGGAAAATCGTGGTCTAAGTCATATAGGTCAAGTTCTTCTGCTTCATACATCCTCTTATACAGACACAAttagttctttttttcttgttaaTGGTTTAAGGcaaaataatgtattaaaataaaataatgtattctAGCTAAACACTATCTAATTAACTTTGTAAAGGCTGACATGACCATCCCTGTTTAACGCTGCCTTTTGTTTGGAAATAATTTTAGTGTATGGAATTGATTCCGAGTCAACTTTAATAGAATTTTTTGAACACTTACTGAAGCTGGAACAATTTCAGGTTAACTGACCATTTAGGTTAGGAAGAAGTTTAATATTTTCAGCTATATTGTTCACTTAAGCATCCATTTATTAACATAACCATCCCTGTTTAACGCTGCCCCTTGATCCCAATTAGTTTGTGTATGGAATCGATTCTGAGTcaacttttaattttaattgatGGAATTGgataactgattttttttttggaacaCTTACTTTTTGAAACAATGGTTCATTGTTTTAAGGCACACTCTTGTTGGGAATATAGCTTTAATTAAATAAGATCATCACAAAAAGTGACTCAATCATTTTAGTATAATCAAGTTCTCCAGCAATTAgtggctaaatgctaaaccgCACAAAGTTGTGTTAAAGGGTTTTTTAACATGACAACAAAACTCAACAATGTGGCTGTAAAACCAGTGTGGGTGCTTAATTGGTCTATTGCCTGTTATCATTATGTTTAGTTACAAATATGAACAAGTGCAACCTGCCAAATAACAGTCACATCAAAAGCCTTGTTTGATTTTCCATAAAGAGAACATTGTTAAACTTCatcaatggaaaaaaaaaagtaatgttTAAACACAACACTTCACCAATGTGTTTAGCTTGCATTTTAAGACATATCAACAATCCAATCAAGTGTTGGTGCCTCTTTAACTGAAAACACTGTTGCAATCTTCAACCGGAAAACCTGAGTTGCTTTATAACTGCTGTATGAGTGAAATGAGTATGTCTCCATAAAAACAGTAACAGTACTCCCACTTAACATAAAAACATGATAAAAATGTGGAAACAAAGTttgtaaaaatgttatttttattacagcAGTAATATATAGTATAGCATTCAGCTGATGCTGGAACAATTTTGGATTAAttgaattaaattaatatttgggCTAGGAAGAAGTTCAGATTTTCAGTTATATTGTtcatttaagtatttatttattcatttaattattaaaaacaaaagtacAGCCAGAGTTCTCGAGAAAGGTACATTTGATACACATCATGACATTTGTTCTATTGATACTGGGAAAACTCTCCTTATACTTTTGCCTATATAATTATAACAGGAATTCATATTTGTAAATCCATATAAAAAGCATCTAACATCAGGTAGGCCATTGCACAAAACCATTCACTccgttaaaatatttattttctataaaaAAGGTTAAACTATCAGGTTAGGTGTATTTAGTTTAAATGACCAACATtttcaacaacaacaaacaagtaattaaatacaattttaatttattaacaaacagaaatgcaaaaaatgaACAGTCTGGCTGGCTCCTTCAACATCTTACATGGAGCTGTGGCAGTTGTCTTACATAAGACCTGAATGTGTGGCAACTAAGACATGTCAGTTGCTGTGAACCAGTgtgataaaaagaaaaagagaacagAAGGAGATGGCACCAGTAAGAACCGCCTTCACCAGCAGAGCCGTCCAGCTGCCCAGGAGAAACACATGTACAAACAACctacagagagaaagagaagacATAAAAACAGTTTATTACATAGAGTACTTATTACATgtctttatattatttttaatctgcATGTGGGTGGAAAAATCAagatttttggtgtttttccaCTAACCAGTGGGAAATCTAAAGCCAATTAACGAGTAACAATACTGATTAAAACAATTGTACAGCTATCAGCACTgatgctaaatgccataaatttaataaaaaatcagtTTGCTAAAATAAACAGCTGAACATTCAGCATAATTGTACTTATTTTCTTTCTGTATATTGGTATTCCATATTAGCTCCACTGCACTAAAGTCCAAAAACAAACTGTTGTAGTAGTTCGATGGAGCAGAGAGTATCATTGAGATGTCATGTTACTGGTTTAATGAGTACAGACATTGCCTGTACAAAAcagtaataatttaataaaaattcattttaaaaggTGAGACTTACTCCATTAAAAAGGCCTTGTATACAGAAAGCCCCAGCAGTACAGTTACAGGTAAGCGGAAGCTTTTCGGGAGATCATATCGTGTGAAcatccacactaatgcagccaTGGCGATGTAGTGAACCTGCACCAAAAAAGACAGATTATCATTTCAAAACATCATACAGAAACTACTATATCAAAAAGTCGTTTAACAACAGCACCACAAATTAACATTGCACCTATAaagtaatagaccactgaagtcatGCGTCAATTCTGTAGTCCTCATTATGCcaatatttggagacccgggtctaagtcatatttcctataggaaaaatgaatggggttttcaaaaaatcggctctaacgcatcctgtgctaaataaacatgttcacaaccctatacgttttgtcctatgtacatttttctcttgtacatcactggattctctgaattacgaggttttTAAAGGattgtaatactaataatgctacacgaaagctaatgctactgcacattaattatacgtcactgaactacaccaatcgaaTTGACGGAAAGAGCGGCTCGCTTTTgttgagtacaaccaaaggcgtaacacccaaccatccttgctttctactttaatgtagctagctactaaaaatataaactaaaacttgtgaatatcactccactgttacacCGGTGAATCACGCTGCTTtgtgcggttatttaagaggcttataaaataaaaaataggaggcttccagtctagtgacgtcaattcagtgcgcagtagcattagcttacatgtagtaatattcatattttgactctttgacgtcgtaattcagaggatccagtgataatagacagaagaatctccataaaacaaaacgtaacagctctggaacattttttatggctacaggatgcgagagaggcaatttgcgaaatctccattcatttttcccattcaaaatttctcttagacccga
Protein-coding regions in this window:
- the sult2st3 gene encoding sulfotransferase family 2, cytosolic sulfotransferase 3, with translation MDNNDLYLTYHGLLLPKISHSVESISYFEKFEFKDDDVIAVTYPKSGTTWIQEILPPILNGGDLTPVLTIPNWDRVPWLEETRAALNMDKLSSPRAFVSHMPYHLMPRSFFSSKAKVIYIARNPKDVMVSSYHFHQMASFLHDPGTFENFVDSFLAGQVMFGKWTDHVKSWRNSNLGDGILYVTYEELIEDLHGVVERIAGFLGRQLSEESLKRVTEHAEFKNMKDNTMSNYSLVPVEVMDKNKTHFLRKGIAGDWKNHFSAELEVKCNASISEELQGIDVKFPWDKKLNK